A stretch of the Papaver somniferum cultivar HN1 chromosome 6, ASM357369v1, whole genome shotgun sequence genome encodes the following:
- the LOC113287774 gene encoding protein FAR1-RELATED SEQUENCE 9-like gives MKTGDTGGVLEYLQKKKLTDPNFFYAIQVDKEDLITNIFWVDARMMVDYDYLGDVVCFDTTFRKNKEGRPFAMFVGVNHHKQSVIFGAALLYDETAETFEWLFDIFAKTMSGKKPKSIFTDQDAAMAKALASEWPETTHRLCIWHIFQNAAKHLNHVFEKFDNFAKEFSNCVYDYEEEKEFIDAWKNMLEKYKLQDNEWLSRLFNIKEKWALVYGRNTFSAEITTTQRSESLNSLVKKYVNYKYDMLRFFRRFEGLVDDRRYEELKADFKASQSFPALSFPVKILKHAAIVYTHEVLKLFQKQLCKAHNCTVNYLGDTSTTVRKYGVIPHAQEYHQTVIFDMENNNISCSCRKFEFAGILCSHALKVLSLHNIKSIPTQYILKRWTKDVKSGSVKISPIATTANDPKGDIIKRYRELCRLHVQLATRASESSEAYEIALSGFNNTLAKVDDILRGITTKENSQAMLPTTNNLEEPSVVVPIHGDNGNVRGIKIKEKEVGVSSKRPQSGLETETNKKKKGALETATTKQKRARRTLLDPKNSDSQHVMASQSHFPHPPPHPLVQDTAWYGTRYMPMASQFFVQQSNAGAYYQPYSDGVFNTFQEQQGLQGQGLQTRQIYNYRR, from the exons ATGAAAACAGGAGATACGGGAGGTGTATTAGAATATCTGCAAAAGAAGAAATTGACTGATCCAAATTTTTTCTATGCCATACAAGTGGATAAAGAGGATTTAATAACTAATATATTTTGGGTTGATGCCAGAATGATGGTAGACTATGATTATTTGGGCGACGTGGTTTGTTTTGATACCACTTTTAGAAAAAACAAAGAAGGAAGACCTTTTGCGATGTTTGTTGGAGTTAACCATCATAAGCAATCAGTCATATTTGGTGCTGCACTTCTGTATGATGAAACTGCAGAGACTTTTGAGTGGTTGTTTGACATTTTTGCTAAAACCATGTCCGGGAAGAAACCAAAGAGTATTTTTACTGATCAGGATGCTGCAATGGCAAAAGCTTTAGCATCGGAGTGGCCGGAAACAACCCATCGGTTATGCATTTGGCATATATTTCAAAATGCAGCTAAACATCTTAACCATGTTTTTGAAAAATTCGATAACTTCGCTAAGGAATTTAGCAACTGTGTATATGATTACGAGGAGGAAAAAGAATTTATAGATGCTTGGAAAAATATGCTTGAGAAATATAAGCTCCAAGATAATGAATGGTTGAGCAGATTAttcaatataaaagaaaaatgggCTTTGGTTTATGGAAGAAATACCTTTAGTGCTGAAATCACCACCACCCAACGAAGTGAAAGCTTGAACAGTTTGGTAAAAAAATATGTCAACTACAAGTATGATATGTTGCGTTTTTTTCGTCGTTTTGAAGGGCTAGTTGATGATCGTCGTTATGAAGAGTTAAAAGCAGACTTCAAAGCAAGCCAGAGCTTCCCTGCACTTTCATTTCCGGTAAAGATTTTAAAACATGCAGCAATCGTATATACACATGaggttttgaaattatttcagAAACAATTATGTAAAGCTCATAATTGTACCGTGAATTACCTTGGCGACACTAGTACGACAGTTAGAAAATATGGAGTTATTCCTCATGCGCAAGAATATCACCAAACAGTCATCTTTGATATGGAAAATAATAACATCTCTTGTAGCTGCAGGAAATTTGAATTCGCAGGCATCTTGTGTTCACATGCTCTAAAAGTTTTGTCCCTGCACAACATTAAAAGTATTCCTACTCAGTACATTTTAAAAAGGTGGACGAAAGATGTGAAGTCCGGCAGTGTAAAAATAAGTCCAATAGCTACCACTGCAAATGACCCCAAAGGAGATATAATAAAACGTTACAGAGAGTTGTGTAGACTACACGTTCAGTTGGCGACAAGAGCATCAGAGTCAAGTGAAGCATATGAAATTGCTTTGTCAGGATTTAACAACACACTAGCAAAGGTTGACGACATTCTCAGAGGAATAACAACTAAAGAAAATTCACAAGCAATGTTGCCAACGACCAATAATCTAGAAGAGCCAAGTGTAGTTGTACCCATCCACGGTGATAATGGTAATGTGAGGGgaataaaaatcaaagaaaaagaagtagGTGTTAGCTCCAAAAGGCCACAAAGCGGTTTAGAGACAGAGACTAATAAGAAGAAAAAGGGCGCTTTAGAAACAGCCACTACCAAGCAGAAAAGAGCTCGAAGAACCCTGTTAGATCCAAAAAATAGTGATTCCCAGCATGTTATGGCTTCACAAAGCCATTTTCCCCATCCACCTCCACATCCACTCGTACAG GATACTGCTTGGTATGGAACAAGGTATATGCCCATGGCATCACAGTTCTTTGTTCAG CAATCTAATGCGGGAGCCTACTACCAACCGTACTCGGACGGTGTATTTAACACCTTCCAG GAACAACAAGGATTACAAGGACAAGGATTGCAAACGCGACAAATCTATAACTATCGCCGGTAG